In Sebaldella termitidis ATCC 33386, one DNA window encodes the following:
- a CDS encoding GntR family transcriptional regulator: MAKENKDLEKVKNKIPLYVTVYEEIFSMINRGEFKLGEKLPGENELAKMLNVSRGTLRQALLLLQEDNIIFNYQGKGNFITNNKFKINETAQKEVIIATACNIQEYSDIEAEVVFQLPTVKLQRALNIENSRMIAAFDIDFYIKGERVCYMVAFLPYDNISEYNIDFKDKKSIAASLFDYVEKNVVDIRTKLTIIEVEKEHRKKFDPEHTKSLAVFDEIVYSDLGMPIVTMKTYCVPKYYEFYIKRK, encoded by the coding sequence ATGGCTAAAGAAAATAAGGATTTAGAAAAAGTAAAAAATAAGATTCCTTTGTATGTAACTGTTTATGAAGAGATATTCAGTATGATAAACAGAGGGGAGTTTAAGCTGGGAGAAAAGCTTCCCGGTGAGAATGAGCTTGCCAAAATGCTGAATGTAAGCAGGGGGACATTAAGACAGGCTCTGCTGCTGCTGCAGGAAGATAATATTATTTTTAATTATCAGGGAAAAGGAAATTTTATTACAAATAATAAATTTAAAATAAATGAGACTGCACAAAAGGAAGTAATAATAGCTACTGCATGTAATATTCAGGAATACAGTGATATAGAAGCAGAGGTTGTTTTTCAGCTGCCTACTGTAAAGCTTCAAAGAGCTTTGAATATAGAAAACAGCAGAATGATAGCAGCTTTTGACATTGATTTTTATATAAAAGGGGAACGTGTATGCTATATGGTGGCATTTCTGCCTTATGACAATATAAGCGAGTATAATATTGATTTTAAGGATAAAAAGAGTATAGCAGCTTCTCTTTTTGATTATGTGGAAAAAAATGTAGTAGATATAAGAACAAAGCTTACAATAATAGAAGTAGAAAAGGAACACAGGAAAAAATTCGATCCTGAGCATACAAAATCGCTGGCAGTATTTGACGAGATAGTATACTCTGATCTTGGAATGCCTATTGTCACTATGAAAACATACTGTGTTCCGAAATATTATGAATTTTACATAAAAAGAAAGTGA
- a CDS encoding nucleoside hydrolase — MKIIFDCDPGLDDGIALLTAFSYKGFDIKAVTTAFGCSTLENTTRNALRLMDFLGRKDVKVAMGAFQSMLGKTDIAPYVHGEDGFKNINLPETDIKPYTKNAAETIYETAMESEEKITIVATGPLTNIGTALKKYPELKDKIEKVSIMGGAVGIGNKSPVAEANISNDPEAARILFESGIPVIMSGLNMTFNALVYDDEIEEIAALGNKEAKLGGDFLRAHREFYRKQNFAGDPPHDICAVAQLIKPEIFETVHCHVDVETKGEFTRGETVADLKNKFGKEKNAFVAVGVDRKKFIEFIKERLSAYKEGK; from the coding sequence ATGAAAATTATATTTGATTGTGATCCCGGGCTGGATGACGGAATAGCACTGCTTACTGCATTCAGTTACAAGGGATTTGATATAAAGGCTGTAACTACAGCTTTCGGATGTTCAACGCTGGAGAATACTACAAGGAATGCGTTAAGGCTTATGGATTTTCTCGGACGAAAAGATGTAAAGGTAGCAATGGGAGCATTTCAGTCAATGCTTGGCAAAACTGATATTGCGCCCTATGTACACGGGGAAGACGGTTTTAAAAATATAAATCTTCCTGAGACTGATATTAAACCGTATACTAAAAATGCAGCTGAAACTATTTATGAAACTGCAATGGAAAGTGAGGAAAAAATAACTATAGTTGCTACAGGTCCACTGACTAACATAGGAACAGCTCTGAAAAAGTATCCTGAATTAAAAGATAAGATAGAAAAAGTGTCTATAATGGGTGGCGCTGTGGGAATAGGGAATAAATCTCCTGTAGCTGAAGCAAACATATCAAATGACCCCGAGGCTGCGAGAATTCTTTTTGAATCAGGAATTCCGGTAATCATGAGCGGTCTGAATATGACTTTTAATGCACTTGTGTATGATGATGAAATAGAAGAGATTGCTGCACTCGGAAATAAGGAGGCGAAGCTTGGAGGTGATTTTCTGAGAGCTCACAGGGAATTTTACAGAAAACAGAATTTTGCAGGTGATCCGCCTCATGATATTTGTGCTGTAGCTCAGCTGATAAAGCCTGAAATCTTTGAAACTGTACACTGTCATGTAGATGTGGAGACTAAAGGTGAATTTACAAGAGGGGAAACAGTAGCTGATTTGAAAAATAAATTTGGTAAAGAAAAAAATGCTTTTGTAGCTGTCGGAGTAGACAGAAAAAAATTTATTGAATTTATCAAAGAGAGATTATCGGCGTATAAGGAGGGGAAATAG
- the udp gene encoding uridine phosphorylase, translated as MNGKDEFHIKCKTGDVGRYVLLPGDPDRVEKIAKYLDNAVKVQQKREYTVYTGYLDGEKVSVCSTGIGGPSAAIALEELANIGGDTFIRVGTAGGMDINIKGGDLVIASGAIRNEGTSKEYLPLEFPAVANHEVMSALITAAENLGREYHIGVVHCKDSFYGQHTPEKMPVGSELKHKWEAYLAGGALCSEMESAALFTVGSYRKVRVGTILLAVANQEREKLGLENVFADDTELAIKTAVEAVRVLIKK; from the coding sequence ATGAATGGAAAAGATGAATTTCATATAAAATGTAAGACCGGAGATGTGGGAAGATATGTTTTATTGCCCGGTGATCCTGACAGAGTGGAAAAAATCGCAAAATATCTTGATAATGCAGTCAAAGTACAGCAAAAAAGAGAATATACAGTATATACCGGATATCTGGACGGAGAAAAAGTATCTGTCTGTTCTACAGGAATAGGAGGCCCGTCAGCAGCAATAGCATTGGAAGAGCTTGCTAATATAGGCGGAGATACTTTTATCAGGGTAGGAACAGCAGGAGGAATGGATATTAATATAAAAGGCGGAGATTTGGTAATTGCTTCAGGAGCGATAAGAAATGAAGGGACAAGTAAGGAGTACCTTCCGCTTGAGTTTCCTGCTGTTGCTAATCATGAAGTGATGAGTGCGCTGATAACGGCAGCAGAAAATCTTGGCAGAGAATATCATATAGGAGTAGTGCACTGTAAAGATTCTTTTTACGGGCAGCATACACCGGAAAAAATGCCGGTGGGAAGTGAACTGAAGCATAAATGGGAGGCATATCTAGCAGGAGGAGCATTATGCTCTGAAATGGAATCTGCAGCGTTATTTACTGTGGGGAGCTACAGAAAAGTAAGGGTGGGAACAATATTGCTTGCTGTGGCTAATCAGGAGCGTGAAAAGCTCGGGCTTGAGAATGTTTTTGCAGATGATACAGAGCTTGCTATAAAAACAGCCGTGGAGGCTGTAAGGGTACTTATCAAAAAATAA
- a CDS encoding autotransporter domain-containing protein has translation MKKNKKLLISFLAINAILPSYGAAASASLTTKYDRMYNSIVKSIDKGSSSEKTYQTLERILKQKNKELKDLYLQGDYIVKPEYLEWQVFFTGFYEEYSEGQDNTKENASYHSKVTGYYDVNGNYVMTSGSINGLSGKPHRPLQQPKEIDMGIGIQVREPNRQPISLGVSKPSMPMVTPLSPASPAVSAINPILPPLTSFSVPTIAAPTTPLPVTITPPSISTVVVSGFNPVNPVIAIPATFTPPALDKISTGFSQGAALGVNVENNILGNASASPVGGGTTVVKVRDANFDISGVGFNWSGYNDSTSSSGTQAVGTVTSNYKHTFLNALAGSYTISGNWEFRNETTVSSPNTTRFVSVNHAYGAKTLNTVFEIAAGSNVSLYGRTDGHMTVGIEYQSYDALPAKAINNGVITLESGKNLFGMTAMIEKYAYTSTSRRPLEESTLENKNKIIINSEDSIGIDFAQYTYSPTGRALTLYVGIGNIDINGQHNYGLRVPTVFDNQTNGTKYFDETLIDGSGGVIKVAGTENVGISLSKRITGSTLVAGVQGLAASNSSDIIGNIRNLRILVDGTKGVGILRNENFVTTTTGEIELNNTHIQSLGFGDNAQNSVLIRNDKYGVALNKNITIDNTNAVNTATDNVVMLANDKNSLGGKLTYVNNKAGITIGSNLQQATALLSMNGGHALNSGSITINGMKSQGISVFGASAGTISTGENSGSITISGKDSLGIYNTGTFAMSGGQIISGAENSIGVYSEGNASVTNISGGNITAQNGGMAFYSGNNATINAAGSNIITAKAGGLAFYNHASGSTVTGKYNITAPSSLKVEAGGMLLYAKVNSLTDIPTLAGAIKGAFSNAYNMTANMDAGSNIMYIDLPGGSANILNFTGLPDMTTSFFNFSGTGYNQYVMNGFDLTLNDTVQSNLDTGAYGKIQFINSDITVASGVDIKGTAAEQVAIAQKNKIGNPVTGRKIENNGNIILSGNKSTGIAGDYITMTNNGSVKLGTNSVGMYISNGSDSLNNGLIELGSGSVGMYGKNDFGSTAAAYGNRKIDIENQKDIKTISGGVSGDAFGIYANNALALSDSTVNLTSTSNLDLKGSGKVIGVYLKKTDVTNAGTIKAESASGGSSIGIYGDESTSTSITGSIEVTGGSGTGIYLKNSNMNSGAAVKVDGVDTGIGMYVEATAGNTSSGTNTNTISIGDNVTGMYGIGVSAGNTGTITNSGTIQSLPLSADKAIGMYIGVHGSGVNAGNIRLTAVGTDKDQVGVYNHSGTFSMGSGNIEVYSQNGAGLYAKAGTVNNLSGGIIKTGSGAIGLYADNGATIQLSGTYKSVVDNGGIFALNNGSGNINIPVGNNIVVDVEAGGMAFSSTGALNTYLSSLVTGGGTLEVNLKDPTSKLAILDTPGTILLSSLGAAYAPGATITPQVKISSSSNPNYTPFSITKGTLIVDQAVSLNNAADSYNKSDFINSSVDVNSSITGSNTGQLGVGQVNYGTGAAPVDRAIITINNNNVIDMSGNKSTGILADFGDITNTGAGSFIKVTGEESVGIYGANGTVITNAGTVNIGNKSVGIYGVNYLTTPELYGNGTININNNGNIISTGTAHGGYGIYANNTALPAASSLITLGTGSNIDVSSGAAGIGIYAVNSTLNIDGNITVGKDGVGIYASGSTGNINGGTMSLNGDNAIGYYLTNGSSFTNLGGTIAVNGQNITLMITDSSSSINLSTPFTVNSAPGSTYVVGNMIGGDFYNDTSATLGSNGSLINGINTVSLFGTSSNINSLGTNVSGMVLSGQYSTLPYTFTTPGITVNEEGTNLGSITLGDSSAGMYLTGGARGRNEGTIMLTNNSVGIYGEGAGSHIVNNNGIITIGQESTGLFLKDGDFILNSGISEINSGSQKAVGIYSENSALLPTTIINSNKISLTGDQSIGIYTAGANSIVNAGTILIGNSASQTQPGVGIYADNINSNIHNMTASAVNVGDNGVGIYNKNGNITNDGAITAGNGGTGIYSEGGTIILHPGSSITVGQNDGVGVYAVNQTGMVLNDSTVSVGDGSYGFVFTGSTAPSFINNQSSVIGNNSIFVFADSVLAADNSGTLTMTGSDNIGYYLKNGGSFINNADITGNTGVSNIGIYAKNAGIINNADIILGDSNLVEHIDSKGEKYKTGYSVGIYGENSNITNNAGKTIQVGKDGIGIYVKGAGYTAENRGIINGFGDNAKGIFAAENAVVNNYGTINMTGEGVIGIAGQSGAQIYNHTGSIINVTGNNVTGIYLAGDDTKLVNKGTINITGTGLGIAYTPSVEQGNIQDSTGTTQGYTSKQYILPDMPTLVNFGVININVGGNFNYDGIKVIVTIDPSTNTPTTNSSGQVGFGGVIPDRLEVTPDFSVGTATDRYVFENIFKGSTGKGEYISQSLTWDATAQGSNLVMTRKPYTEFTDGLWYEDFGRVMNEKYAVTYGEGRKIFDKINYITNESDFRHIMASLAGNVYANINQREYDIAKAFEESLHLLQDSANNTKENVKISVIAGKGKNKEETDGVVGYDYTTTGVLALREVERTYKHTFGYSLGYVHTGFEFKDGNESEEWVDTIQLGVHNKYRSNGWKVVNDLTGRASIHNVDRNIDWPSPNSRSEMNGSYETYSITSDNILGKEFGLGKKASLMPYGAFRAMYVTRPTFNESGLEALEVEGNDAWSAKPRAGLELKGALPLGANWQLKGALDLAYEYELADLNEREKARLIAVEDGYHKLSKPEDEKGTFRTKAAIGLEVIDRYGIFLTGEYSTGNDKEDDYRTGITFKAIF, from the coding sequence ATGAAAAAAAATAAAAAATTATTAATATCATTTCTGGCAATAAATGCAATATTACCGTCTTATGGAGCAGCAGCATCTGCTTCCTTAACTACAAAATACGACAGAATGTACAATAGTATTGTAAAAAGTATAGATAAAGGAAGCTCAAGTGAAAAAACTTACCAAACACTTGAACGAATACTCAAACAAAAAAATAAAGAATTAAAAGATTTATATCTGCAGGGAGATTATATAGTAAAACCTGAATATCTGGAGTGGCAGGTATTTTTTACAGGTTTCTATGAGGAATACAGCGAGGGGCAGGATAATACCAAGGAAAATGCCAGCTATCACTCAAAGGTAACTGGTTATTACGATGTAAACGGAAATTATGTAATGACAAGCGGAAGTATAAACGGTTTGTCCGGAAAACCGCATCGTCCATTACAGCAACCGAAAGAAATAGATATGGGAATAGGGATACAGGTAAGAGAGCCAAACAGACAGCCGATATCACTGGGAGTGTCAAAACCTTCAATGCCCATGGTAACACCGCTGTCTCCTGCCAGCCCTGCAGTAAGCGCAATAAATCCGATATTACCGCCGCTGACATCATTCTCAGTGCCGACAATAGCCGCACCGACTACACCATTACCGGTAACGATAACACCTCCGTCTATCAGCACAGTAGTTGTCAGCGGCTTTAATCCTGTAAATCCTGTAATTGCAATTCCGGCAACTTTCACTCCTCCGGCATTGGACAAGATCTCAACAGGATTTTCTCAGGGTGCGGCATTAGGGGTAAATGTAGAAAATAATATTTTGGGAAATGCTTCAGCCAGTCCTGTGGGCGGAGGAACCACAGTCGTCAAAGTGAGAGATGCCAATTTTGATATTTCAGGTGTTGGTTTTAACTGGAGCGGATATAATGATTCGACAAGCAGCAGCGGAACGCAGGCTGTAGGTACTGTTACCAGCAATTACAAACATACATTTTTGAATGCATTGGCAGGATCCTATACAATAAGCGGAAATTGGGAGTTCAGAAATGAAACTACCGTAAGTTCACCCAATACTACAAGATTTGTAAGTGTAAATCATGCTTACGGGGCAAAAACCCTGAATACTGTTTTTGAAATAGCAGCAGGATCAAATGTAAGTTTATATGGAAGAACAGACGGACATATGACTGTGGGCATAGAATATCAGTCTTATGATGCACTCCCTGCAAAAGCAATAAATAATGGAGTTATTACACTGGAAAGTGGAAAAAACCTTTTTGGAATGACTGCTATGATAGAAAAATACGCATACACAAGTACAAGCAGACGTCCGCTGGAAGAGTCAACTCTGGAAAATAAAAATAAAATAATAATAAACAGTGAGGACAGTATAGGAATAGATTTTGCACAATATACTTACAGTCCTACCGGAAGAGCTCTTACACTTTATGTGGGAATCGGAAATATCGATATAAACGGACAGCATAATTACGGCTTAAGAGTTCCTACAGTATTTGACAATCAAACAAATGGAACTAAATATTTCGATGAAACCCTGATAGACGGATCTGGCGGTGTAATAAAAGTAGCCGGAACAGAAAACGTAGGAATTTCACTTTCCAAAAGAATAACAGGCTCAACATTAGTTGCAGGAGTACAAGGTCTCGCAGCTTCAAACAGTTCTGATATAATAGGAAATATAAGAAATCTGAGAATTTTAGTTGACGGGACAAAAGGAGTAGGAATTTTAAGAAATGAAAACTTTGTCACGACAACAACAGGTGAAATAGAATTAAACAATACTCATATACAGAGTTTAGGATTTGGAGATAATGCCCAAAACAGTGTTTTAATCCGAAATGATAAATATGGTGTTGCTCTGAATAAAAACATAACTATCGATAATACTAACGCAGTGAATACGGCAACAGACAATGTCGTGATGCTTGCCAATGACAAAAACAGTCTTGGCGGCAAATTAACATATGTAAATAATAAAGCCGGAATTACTATTGGAAGTAATCTTCAGCAGGCAACCGCTCTTTTATCAATGAACGGCGGACATGCTTTGAACAGCGGATCAATAACTATAAACGGAATGAAATCACAGGGAATTTCAGTATTCGGAGCATCCGCAGGAACTATTTCCACAGGTGAAAACAGCGGGTCAATAACTATCAGCGGAAAAGACTCCCTTGGTATATATAACACAGGAACATTTGCGATGTCAGGCGGACAAATAATATCCGGAGCAGAAAATTCGATAGGAGTATATTCTGAAGGAAATGCCTCAGTTACAAATATAAGCGGCGGAAATATAACAGCGCAAAATGGGGGAATGGCATTCTATTCCGGTAATAACGCAACAATAAATGCAGCAGGATCAAATATAATTACAGCAAAGGCCGGTGGATTAGCCTTTTATAATCATGCCAGCGGAAGTACTGTAACTGGAAAATACAATATAACAGCTCCTTCATCTTTAAAAGTAGAGGCTGGAGGAATGCTTCTTTATGCAAAAGTAAATTCGTTAACTGACATACCGACCTTAGCCGGTGCTATAAAAGGAGCATTCAGCAATGCCTATAACATGACAGCCAATATGGACGCAGGATCAAATATTATGTATATAGATTTACCCGGAGGATCAGCGAATATTCTAAATTTTACAGGCCTGCCTGATATGACAACCAGCTTTTTTAATTTCAGCGGAACTGGGTATAATCAGTATGTAATGAATGGCTTTGATCTGACACTTAATGATACTGTGCAATCAAATTTAGATACCGGAGCATACGGGAAAATACAGTTTATTAATTCAGATATAACCGTGGCAAGCGGTGTAGATATAAAAGGTACTGCTGCCGAGCAGGTTGCTATAGCACAGAAAAATAAAATTGGAAATCCTGTGACTGGAAGAAAAATAGAAAATAACGGAAATATTATATTATCAGGAAATAAATCTACGGGAATAGCCGGAGATTATATAACAATGACTAATAACGGTTCTGTAAAACTAGGAACAAATTCAGTAGGAATGTATATTTCAAATGGCAGCGATTCTCTGAATAACGGACTAATAGAATTAGGTTCGGGTTCTGTGGGAATGTACGGGAAAAATGATTTTGGAAGCACTGCTGCGGCTTATGGAAATCGAAAAATAGATATTGAAAATCAAAAAGATATAAAAACTATAAGCGGCGGAGTATCAGGAGATGCCTTTGGTATTTACGCAAATAATGCATTAGCTCTTTCAGATTCAACAGTTAATTTAACTTCGACATCAAATCTAGATTTAAAAGGGTCAGGAAAGGTTATAGGAGTTTACCTGAAAAAAACAGATGTCACAAATGCAGGAACAATAAAAGCGGAATCTGCTTCAGGAGGAAGCTCCATAGGAATTTACGGAGATGAAAGTACATCAACCTCAATAACAGGAAGCATCGAAGTTACCGGCGGTTCAGGAACAGGAATTTATCTGAAAAATTCTAATATGAACAGCGGTGCAGCAGTAAAAGTAGACGGTGTAGATACTGGAATAGGTATGTATGTGGAAGCTACAGCCGGAAATACTTCATCAGGAACAAATACAAACACAATATCCATCGGAGATAATGTAACAGGAATGTATGGTATCGGAGTATCAGCAGGTAATACAGGAACTATAACAAACAGCGGAACCATACAGTCTCTGCCGCTATCTGCCGATAAAGCAATAGGAATGTATATAGGTGTACATGGTTCAGGAGTCAATGCCGGGAATATAAGGCTGACAGCTGTAGGAACTGATAAAGATCAGGTGGGAGTGTATAATCATTCGGGAACTTTCAGTATGGGAAGCGGTAATATAGAAGTATATTCGCAAAACGGAGCAGGTCTTTATGCCAAAGCCGGAACTGTAAATAATCTGTCAGGCGGAATAATAAAGACAGGAAGCGGAGCAATAGGTCTTTATGCAGATAACGGAGCAACAATACAGCTGTCGGGAACATATAAATCAGTAGTTGATAACGGAGGTATATTTGCTCTGAATAATGGTTCGGGAAATATAAATATACCTGTAGGAAATAATATAGTAGTGGATGTAGAAGCAGGAGGAATGGCATTTTCATCCACAGGAGCCCTGAATACATATCTGAGCAGCTTAGTAACAGGCGGAGGAACACTGGAAGTAAATCTGAAGGATCCTACTTCAAAACTGGCGATACTTGATACACCGGGAACAATACTGCTTAGCTCACTGGGAGCGGCATATGCTCCGGGAGCAACGATAACACCGCAGGTAAAAATATCATCATCAAGTAATCCAAACTATACACCGTTTTCTATAACAAAAGGAACTTTGATAGTAGATCAGGCAGTAAGCCTGAACAATGCAGCAGATTCATATAATAAATCAGATTTCATAAATTCAAGTGTAGATGTAAATTCATCAATAACAGGATCAAATACCGGACAGCTGGGAGTAGGACAGGTAAACTACGGAACAGGAGCAGCTCCTGTTGATAGAGCAATAATAACAATAAACAATAATAATGTAATAGATATGTCAGGAAATAAATCTACAGGGATATTGGCAGATTTTGGAGATATAACAAATACAGGAGCCGGAAGCTTTATAAAAGTAACAGGAGAAGAATCAGTAGGAATATACGGAGCAAACGGAACTGTGATAACAAATGCGGGAACAGTAAATATAGGAAATAAAAGTGTAGGAATATATGGGGTAAACTATTTAACTACTCCGGAATTATATGGAAACGGAACAATAAACATAAATAATAACGGAAATATAATCTCCACAGGGACAGCACATGGAGGATACGGGATATATGCCAATAATACAGCACTTCCGGCAGCGAGTTCATTAATAACACTTGGAACAGGCTCAAATATAGATGTATCAAGCGGTGCGGCAGGAATAGGAATTTATGCAGTAAATTCGACATTGAATATAGACGGAAATATAACAGTGGGAAAAGACGGAGTAGGAATATATGCAAGCGGAAGTACAGGGAATATAAACGGCGGAACAATGTCACTGAACGGAGATAATGCAATAGGCTACTACCTGACAAACGGAAGCAGCTTCACAAATCTTGGAGGAACGATAGCAGTAAACGGACAAAACATAACATTAATGATAACAGATTCAAGTTCAAGTATAAATCTGTCAACACCGTTTACAGTAAACTCAGCACCAGGTTCAACATATGTAGTAGGAAATATGATAGGCGGGGATTTCTATAATGATACATCAGCAACATTAGGTTCAAATGGGTCATTGATAAATGGAATAAATACAGTATCATTATTTGGAACATCATCAAATATAAATTCATTAGGAACAAATGTATCAGGAATGGTACTTAGTGGTCAGTATTCAACACTTCCATATACATTCACTACACCGGGAATAACAGTAAATGAAGAAGGAACGAATTTAGGATCAATAACGCTTGGAGATTCATCAGCAGGAATGTATCTGACAGGAGGAGCAAGAGGAAGAAATGAAGGAACGATAATGTTAACTAATAATTCAGTAGGAATATATGGAGAAGGAGCAGGCTCGCATATAGTAAACAATAACGGAATTATTACAATCGGACAGGAATCGACAGGATTGTTCCTAAAAGACGGAGACTTTATTTTGAATTCAGGTATATCGGAAATAAACAGCGGAAGTCAGAAAGCAGTGGGAATATATTCCGAAAACTCAGCGTTATTACCGACAACAATAATAAACAGCAATAAAATAAGCTTAACCGGAGACCAGTCAATAGGGATATACACAGCCGGTGCTAATAGTATAGTCAATGCAGGTACAATATTAATAGGTAATTCTGCAAGTCAGACACAGCCGGGTGTAGGAATCTATGCTGATAACATAAACAGTAATATTCATAATATGACAGCAAGTGCAGTAAATGTAGGAGATAACGGAGTAGGAATCTATAATAAGAACGGAAATATAACAAATGACGGAGCAATAACAGCAGGAAACGGCGGAACAGGTATATATTCAGAGGGAGGAACAATAATTTTACACCCCGGATCATCAATAACAGTGGGTCAGAATGACGGAGTGGGAGTATATGCAGTAAATCAGACAGGAATGGTACTAAATGATTCTACAGTATCAGTGGGAGACGGATCATACGGATTTGTATTCACAGGAAGTACAGCCCCGTCATTTATAAATAATCAGTCATCAGTAATAGGAAATAACAGTATATTTGTATTTGCTGATTCTGTACTGGCAGCGGATAATAGCGGAACACTGACAATGACAGGATCAGATAACATAGGGTATTACCTGAAAAACGGCGGATCTTTTATAAACAATGCAGATATAACAGGTAATACAGGAGTTTCGAATATAGGAATATATGCCAAAAATGCAGGTATAATAAATAATGCAGATATAATATTAGGAGATTCAAATTTAGTAGAACACATAGATTCAAAGGGAGAAAAATATAAAACGGGCTATTCAGTGGGAATATACGGTGAAAATTCTAATATAACGAATAATGCAGGCAAAACTATACAGGTAGGAAAAGATGGGATAGGAATTTATGTAAAAGGAGCAGGTTATACAGCGGAGAACAGAGGTATTATAAATGGTTTCGGAGATAATGCCAAGGGAATATTTGCAGCAGAGAATGCAGTAGTAAATAACTATGGTACAATTAATATGACTGGTGAAGGAGTAATAGGAATAGCAGGACAGAGCGGAGCCCAGATATACAATCATACCGGATCAATAATAAATGTAACTGGTAATAATGTAACAGGAATATATCTGGCTGGAGATGATACTAAGCTGGTAAATAAGGGAACTATAAATATAACGGGAACAGGACTGGGAATAGCTTATACACCAAGTGTGGAGCAAGGTAATATACAGGACAGCACAGGCACAACACAGGGGTATACATCAAAGCAGTATATTCTGCCTGATATGCCGACACTGGTGAACTTTGGAGTAATAAACATAAATGTAGGCGGGAACTTTAATTATGACGGGATAAAAGTAATAGTAACAATCGACCCTTCTACAAATACTCCAACTACAAACTCGTCAGGTCAGGTTGGATTCGGCGGTGTAATACCGGACAGACTGGAAGTAACACCAGATTTTTCTGTAGGAACTGCAACAGACAGATATGTGTTTGAAAACATATTTAAAGGTTCTACGGGAAAAGGTGAATATATATCTCAATCACTAACATGGGATGCAACAGCTCAGGGAAGCAATCTGGTAATGACAAGAAAACCATATACAGAATTTACAGACGGCTTGTGGTACGAAGACTTTGGAAGAGTGATGAATGAGAAATATGCCGTTACTTATGGTGAGGGAAGAAAAATATTTGATAAGATCAACTATATAACAAATGAATCTGACTTTAGACATATAATGGCAAGTCTTGCAGGAAATGTATATGCTAATATAAACCAGAGAGAATATGACATAGCAAAGGCATTTGAAGAATCACTGCACTTATTGCAGGATTCTGCAAACAACACAAAAGAAAATGTAAAAATAAGTGTAATAGCTGGAAAAGGAAAGAACAAAGAAGAAACAGACGGAGTAGTGGGTTATGATTATACAACAACAGGAGTACTTGCTTTAAGAGAAGTGGAAAGAACATATAAGCATACATTCGGCTATTCACTGGGATATGTTCATACAGGCTTTGAATTCAAAGACGGAAATGAAAGTGAAGAATGGGTAGATACAATCCAGCTGGGAGTACATAACAAGTATAGATCAAATGGATGGAAAGTAGTAAATGATCTGACTGGAAGAGCAAGTATCCATAATGTGGACAGAAATATAGACTGGCCAAGTCCTAACAGCAGATCAGAAATGAACGGATCTTATGAAACATACAGTATAACAAGTGACAATATACTCGGGAAAGAATTTGGCTTAGGTAAAAAAGCAAGCCTGATGCCATACGGAGCATTCAGAGCAATGTATGTGACAAGACCTACATTTAATGAAAGCGGACTGGAGGCACTTGAGGTAGAAGGAAATGATGCATGGAGTGCGAAGCCGAGAGCAGGGCTAGAGCTGAAAGGAGCACTACCTTTAGGAGCTAACTGGCAGTTAAAAGGAGCACTTGACCTTGCATACGAATATGAGCTTGCGGATCTTAATGAAAGAGAAAAAGCGAGACTCATAGCAGTAGAAGACGGCTATCATAAATTATCAAAACCTGAAGATGAAAAAGGAACATTCAGAACAAAAGCAGCAATAGGGTTAGAGGTAATAGACAGATACGGAATATTCCTTACAGGGGAGTATTCAACAGGAAATGATAAGGAAGATGATTACAGAACAGGAATAACATTTAAAGCAATATTTTAA